From one Formosa sediminum genomic stretch:
- a CDS encoding phosphatidylserine decarboxylase family protein: MFHKEGFKIILIAFALVVASFLVIDNFISFVWLRNILFFSCLAFLILILQFFRNPKRNGILNDNQVLSPVDGKVVVIEEVFEKEYFKEKRLQVSVFMSPINVHVTRYPIGGKVVFSKYHPGKFLVAWHPKASEENERTTVVVENEIFGKVLHRQIAGALAKRIVNYAKVGDQAIQASDSGFIKFGSRVDLFLPLGTKINVNLNDKVKGGESIIAEL; this comes from the coding sequence ATGTTTCATAAAGAAGGTTTTAAGATCATACTAATCGCTTTTGCACTAGTAGTTGCATCATTTTTAGTGATAGACAATTTTATATCTTTCGTCTGGTTACGAAACATATTATTTTTCTCTTGCCTAGCATTTCTAATATTAATTTTACAATTTTTTAGAAATCCAAAACGTAATGGTATTTTAAATGACAATCAAGTTTTATCTCCTGTAGACGGGAAAGTAGTTGTTATAGAAGAAGTTTTTGAAAAGGAATACTTTAAAGAAAAGCGTTTACAAGTTAGTGTATTTATGTCTCCAATAAATGTACACGTTACAAGATATCCTATAGGCGGAAAAGTCGTGTTTAGCAAATACCACCCAGGTAAATTTTTAGTCGCTTGGCACCCAAAAGCTAGTGAAGAAAACGAGCGTACTACTGTTGTTGTAGAAAACGAAATCTTTGGAAAAGTTTTACACAGACAAATTGCAGGCGCATTAGCTAAACGTATAGTAAATTATGCCAAAGTTGGAGACCAAGCTATACAAGCGAGTGATTCAGGCTTTATTAAATTTGGGTCAAGAGTAGATTTATTTTTACCTTTGGGAACTAAAATTAATGTAAACCTTAACGACAAAGTTAAAGGTGGGGAAAGTATTATTGCCGAATTATAA
- a CDS encoding phosphatidate cytidylyltransferase, with translation MKEILTRSIFGFIYIALLIGSLYNEHAVTVLFFIFGIISIAEFKKLIEIHKFSPYIIFTVIYFFFSYWHMVSPKLAGFNEATQIVLVLSIFVNLFLIKDLFSKRGIPLFKFKRFLLTSFYLSSSFVFLMLIAKFGNTYQPSIILGSFILVWVNDTFAFIVGKNFGKQKLFEKISPKKTVEGFIGGLFFSCVTSYFIATFTNTLSFNQWLILSIIISVFGTLGDLVESKFKRQVNVKDSGVIMPGHGGLLDRLDSIIFAAPFIYLFLRILDYVS, from the coding sequence ATGAAAGAAATTCTTACCAGATCTATTTTTGGTTTTATATATATAGCTTTATTAATTGGATCTCTTTACAATGAGCATGCTGTAACAGTATTGTTCTTTATTTTTGGCATCATTTCTATAGCAGAATTTAAGAAACTTATAGAGATTCATAAATTTTCACCTTATATAATATTTACTGTTATATATTTCTTTTTTAGTTACTGGCACATGGTTTCTCCAAAGTTAGCCGGTTTTAATGAAGCTACTCAAATCGTTTTAGTACTTTCAATATTTGTAAATTTATTTTTAATTAAAGATTTATTCTCTAAACGAGGTATACCTCTATTTAAATTTAAACGTTTTCTTTTAACTAGTTTTTATTTATCTAGTTCTTTTGTATTCTTAATGTTAATTGCAAAATTTGGTAACACGTACCAACCTAGTATAATTTTAGGATCGTTTATCTTAGTATGGGTTAACGACACTTTTGCCTTTATCGTTGGAAAAAACTTTGGAAAACAAAAGTTATTTGAAAAAATATCTCCTAAAAAGACCGTTGAAGGTTTTATTGGAGGATTGTTTTTTTCGTGTGTAACTAGCTATTTTATTGCTACCTTTACAAACACATTAAGCTTTAATCAATGGCTTATTTTATCAATAATTATAAGTGTTTTTGGTACGTTAGGAGATTTAGTAGAATCTAAATTTAAACGTCAAGTTAATGTTAAAGATAGTGGTGTAATTATGCCTGGACATGGCGGATTACTTGACAGATTAGACAGTATTATATTTGCTGCACCATTTATTTATTTGTTTTTAAGAATTTTAGATTATGTTTCATAA
- a CDS encoding LUD domain-containing protein, producing the protein MSLFRKLFGSKSNKSEEEIQSEDRGKYMPEIKLPIDEKFTINFKENGGKFLYCENLDEIFQTLDFIIEENNWEDKKILILENNLKKRFASSSLNIAKHNEADATYFLTSCESLIADDGSLLICSNQIAEKKLADLPSNFIVFSTTSQIVGSISEGLRNIKSKNTQKIPSNITTIKHFKFEEEKNFLTYGSNSKNLYLLLLEDL; encoded by the coding sequence ATGAGTCTATTTAGAAAACTTTTTGGTTCCAAATCAAATAAATCAGAAGAGGAAATTCAATCTGAAGACCGAGGCAAATATATGCCTGAAATAAAACTACCCATAGATGAGAAGTTTACAATAAACTTTAAAGAGAATGGTGGTAAATTTCTGTATTGCGAAAATTTAGATGAAATTTTTCAAACCTTAGATTTTATTATTGAAGAGAACAATTGGGAAGATAAAAAAATCTTGATCTTAGAAAATAATTTAAAAAAACGTTTTGCTTCATCTAGCTTAAACATAGCTAAACATAATGAAGCCGATGCCACTTATTTTTTAACTAGTTGTGAAAGTTTAATCGCAGATGATGGTTCTTTATTAATTTGCTCTAATCAAATAGCAGAAAAAAAACTAGCAGACCTGCCAAGTAATTTTATTGTATTTTCAACTACAAGTCAAATTGTTGGAAGTATCAGTGAGGGACTACGTAATATTAAATCTAAAAACACGCAAAAAATTCCGTCAAATATTACTACTATAAAACATTTTAAATTTGAAGAGGAAAAAAACTTCTTAACCTATGGTAGTAATTCAAAAAACCTATATTTGCTGCTTTTAGAAGACCTCTAA
- the ftsH gene encoding ATP-dependent zinc metalloprotease FtsH: protein MANNKKTPNKKPKLNPYWIYGAIIAIFIAMQFFNTNSLQDSSTTTPSEFMKYLSEGDVETVEIVNKREAKVYLTDEALQKEEHKNSKPSTLLPTASKLPNYSFEFGDLQNFENQVNAAIQDQGLKTHIEYKTEQNYWGDFIIGFLPFILLIGVWIFIMRRMSGGGGGGAGGQIFNIGKSKAKLFDQNTDVKTSFKDVAGLEGAKEEIQEIVDFLKNPEKYTSLGGKIPKGALLVGPPGTGKTLLAKAVAGEAKVPFFSLSGSDFVEMFVGVGASRVRDLFKQAKEKSPAIIFIDEIDAIGRARGKSNMSGSNDERENTLNQLLTEMDGFGTNTNVIVLAATNRADVLDSALMRAGRFDRQIFVDLPDIREREEIFKVHLKPIKKSENLDTDFLAKQTPGFSGADIANVCNEAALIAARQGKKAVDKQDFLDAVDRIIGGLEKKNKIITPSEKKAIAFHEAGHATVSWMLEHAAPLVKVTIVPRGRSLGAAWYLPEERLIVRPEQMLDEMCAALGGRAAEKVIFNKISTGALSDLEKVTKQARAMVTVYGLSDKVGNLTYYDSSGQNEYGFTKPYSEKTAELIDKEISDIIEAQYERAIKLLEDNKDKLTELADVLLEKEVIFKDNLEKIFGKRPFETELKPLLDK, encoded by the coding sequence ATGGCAAACAATAAGAAAACTCCTAATAAGAAACCTAAATTAAATCCGTATTGGATTTACGGAGCTATTATTGCAATCTTTATTGCAATGCAGTTTTTTAATACAAATAGTTTACAAGACTCAAGTACAACTACACCTTCTGAATTCATGAAATATCTAAGTGAAGGAGATGTTGAAACTGTTGAAATTGTAAATAAAAGAGAAGCAAAAGTTTATTTAACAGATGAGGCTTTACAAAAAGAAGAACATAAAAATTCTAAGCCGTCTACCTTACTTCCAACAGCATCTAAACTTCCAAATTACAGTTTTGAATTTGGTGATTTACAAAATTTTGAAAATCAGGTTAATGCTGCTATTCAAGATCAAGGCTTAAAAACTCATATAGAATATAAAACAGAACAAAACTACTGGGGAGATTTCATTATTGGATTTCTACCTTTTATTTTATTAATTGGAGTTTGGATTTTTATTATGCGTAGAATGTCTGGCGGTGGCGGCGGTGGCGCTGGTGGTCAAATATTTAACATTGGTAAATCTAAAGCTAAATTATTCGATCAAAATACAGATGTTAAAACATCATTCAAAGATGTAGCTGGTTTAGAAGGAGCTAAAGAAGAAATACAAGAAATTGTAGATTTCCTTAAAAATCCTGAAAAATACACTTCACTTGGTGGTAAAATACCAAAAGGAGCTTTACTTGTAGGGCCTCCTGGAACAGGTAAAACATTATTAGCAAAGGCTGTTGCTGGTGAAGCTAAAGTCCCTTTCTTCTCATTATCAGGATCTGATTTTGTTGAAATGTTTGTTGGTGTTGGAGCTTCTCGTGTAAGAGACTTATTTAAACAAGCTAAAGAGAAATCTCCTGCAATTATCTTTATTGATGAAATTGATGCCATTGGACGTGCAAGAGGGAAAAGCAACATGTCTGGTTCTAACGACGAAAGAGAAAATACATTAAACCAACTCCTTACAGAAATGGATGGTTTTGGTACAAACACCAATGTTATTGTACTTGCTGCAACTAACAGAGCAGATGTTTTAGATAGTGCTTTAATGCGTGCAGGACGTTTTGACAGACAAATATTTGTAGATTTACCAGATATTAGAGAACGTGAAGAGATTTTTAAAGTGCATTTAAAGCCAATTAAAAAATCTGAAAATTTAGACACAGACTTTTTAGCAAAACAAACACCAGGATTCTCTGGAGCAGATATAGCAAACGTATGTAACGAAGCAGCTTTAATTGCTGCAAGACAAGGAAAAAAAGCTGTAGATAAGCAAGATTTCTTAGATGCTGTAGACCGTATTATTGGTGGTTTAGAGAAGAAAAATAAAATTATAACGCCTAGCGAAAAGAAAGCTATAGCATTTCATGAGGCAGGTCATGCCACCGTGAGTTGGATGCTAGAACATGCTGCTCCTTTGGTAAAAGTAACTATTGTACCTCGTGGCCGTTCTCTAGGAGCTGCTTGGTATTTACCAGAAGAGCGCTTAATAGTGAGACCCGAGCAAATGCTGGACGAAATGTGTGCTGCTTTAGGTGGTCGTGCTGCAGAAAAAGTAATCTTTAATAAGATTTCTACAGGTGCATTAAGCGATTTAGAAAAAGTCACTAAACAAGCTAGAGCGATGGTAACTGTATATGGTTTAAGCGATAAAGTTGGTAACTTAACGTATTACGATTCTTCAGGTCAAAACGAATATGGTTTTACTAAACCTTATAGTGAAAAAACGGCTGAGCTTATTGATAAAGAGATTTCGGATATTATCGAGGCTCAGTATGAAAGAGCTATAAAACTTTTAGAAGATAACAAGGATAAACTTACAGAGTTAGCCGATGTTCTTTTAGAAAAAGAAGTGATCTTTAAAGATAACCTTGAAAAAATATTTGGTAAGCGCCCTTTTGAAACAGAATTAAAACCGCTTTTAGACAAATAA
- the rsfS gene encoding ribosome silencing factor — MAKENTNSDLLIATILSGIEDVKGKEINILDLREIENTVCDYFIICEGTSNTQVNAIVNAVQKKVSKELKDKPWHTEGQDNAEWVLIDYVNVVVHVFQKHIREYYDIESLWGDAKTTIIETNY, encoded by the coding sequence ATGGCGAAAGAAAACACAAATTCAGACTTGCTAATTGCCACCATCTTAAGTGGAATTGAAGATGTTAAAGGAAAAGAAATAAATATTTTAGACTTACGAGAAATTGAAAATACAGTTTGCGATTATTTTATAATCTGCGAAGGAACCTCAAACACTCAAGTTAATGCCATTGTAAACGCTGTTCAGAAAAAAGTAAGTAAAGAACTTAAGGACAAACCTTGGCACACAGAAGGGCAAGACAATGCCGAATGGGTATTAATAGATTATGTGAATGTAGTTGTTCATGTATTTCAGAAACATATCCGAGAATATTATGACATTGAAAGCCTTTGGGGCGATGCAAAAACAACAATAATTGAAACAAACTATTAG